TCGCTGCAGGAGCACAGACAACCATgaaatacaggtgctggtcatataattagaatatcattaaaaagttgatttatttcactaattccattcaaacagtgaaacttgtatattatattcattcattacacacagactgatatttcaaatgtttatttcttttaattttgatgattataactgacaactaaggaaaatcacattcagtatctcagaaaattagaatattaccaatacaaagaaaggatttttagaactgaaaagtatgaacatgaaaagtatgagcatgtacagcactcaatacttagttggggctccttttgcttgaattactgcagcaatgcagcgtggcttggagtcgatcagtctgtggcactgctcaggtgttatgagagcccaggttgctctgatagtggccttcagctcttctgcattgttgggtctgaaatatcacatcttcctcttccgtcaagcgagtttgctggcccattaagaacagggataccatggtccttaaaccaggtactggtagcctTGGtgctgtgtgcaggtgccaagtcctgctggaaaatgaaatctgcatctccataaagttggtcagcagcaggatgcatgaagtgcattaaaacttcctggtatacggctgcgttgatcttggacctcagaaaacacagtggaccaacaccaggaGATGACATCACACCATCAcagactgtggaaactttacactggacctcaagcaatgtggattgtgtgcctctcctctcttcctccagactctgggaccctgatttccaaaggaaaagcaaaatttactttcatcagagaacataactttggacgaCTCaacagcagtccagtcctttttgtctttagcccaggcgagacgcttctgacgctgtctgttgttcaagagtggcttgacacaaggaatgcgacagctgaaacccatgtcttgcatacgtctgtgcgtggtggttcttgaagcactgactccagctgcagtccactctttgtgaatctcccccacatttttgaacgggttttgtttcacaatcctctccagggtgcagttatccctactgcttgtacacttttttttctaacacatcttttccttcccttcgcctctctattaatgtgcttggacaccgagctctgtgaacagccagtaATGTGTAAATTTgtaatgaccttttgtgtcttgccctccttgtgcaaggtgtcagtggtcgtcttttggacaactgtcaagtcagcagtcttccccatgattgtgtagcctacaaaactagactgagagaccatttaaaggcctttgcaggtattttgagttaattagctgattagagtgtggcaccaggtgtcttcaatattgaaccttcaagactgaatttgggattttccttagttgtcagttataatcatcaaaattaaaagaaataaacatttgaaatatatcagtctgtgtgtaatgaataaatataatatacaagtttcactttttgaatggaattagtgaaataaataaactttttgatgatattctaattatatgaccagcacctgtacatatAAATGTGTGGTCTGTAATGttgatgtttattttttgttgcatattaaaaaaacactttctATTATCAGAGTTTAATATAGAGACTGTACTATAAGTAAGCCCCTTTCTTTGTTTTTCCAGAGGATTGAGTTTCTGagaggagctctagcggaagtgtgTAAAGGACAGATGGATGAGGTGGAGCAGATGAAACATTGTTTGGAAGTGCTGAACAGAGATGAATGCAGGGAGGGAGTGGAGGAGGAGGGAGAGGAGGATGAGCGAGAGGAAGCACTGGAAATGCTTTCTGAGCTCTGTGAGAACCTGGACAATGCGAGAGGTATGTGTGTTTGCTCTTCAAACCTTCTTGTTGTGTTCTTGTAACAACGATTTAACATGTGCGTCACTTCTCTTTGTGTGTTGCAGATCTGATGAAGCTGGGCGGCCTGGATTTGTGTATGTCACGGTGCCTCTGTCACTCCGAGGCTGGAATTCGCTGGAGAGCGGCTCAGCTCATTGCCAGCTGTGCCCAGAATATGCCCGAGGTGCAGTTTTACCTGCTCAACCAGGGGGCGCTACTGACACTCCTGCAACTCACAGATCATGACGCAAACAGCACAGTTCGAGTTAAAGCACTCTACGCTGTGTCCTGTGAGTATAAATGTGCATAAAAGTCAAAGTCTTACTCTTGAATAATATAGAGTGGTGCAGTGATAACCGCAAAATAATTTGCCACTGGTTCCTTTGAGATTCTCCTATTTTTcctatattttacaaaacaaattaGCGAAAGCGTGAATTTTAagcagttctgtttatttttgAAGACATAGGTTTTTAATAAGTAACTtgcttgagatgtgaaagcaatccGACCCAACGGACCCAAGTGATATCATAATTCATAATgggaaatgtgttatataaaaagcagtagtgtctgattctgtgagtgagcacattatttacCATACCATAGCACCTCTTCATCtaaaatgttgtgtaattgCACTTCTCTGTCTGAGAATGCTGTAATTTTATTGAGAAAATTcaataagaggacagttgtACACACATGTGACTTGCATAAatgcattttcatttgaaatgttgctatgtgaaagcgaaccgaactaagaagaaaatgcaacattgtaacaaatttagtcctTGTTTTTGAGCAAAACAAACGATCCAAAAAGTGCTCCAAAAAGctccaaaaagtgcatccatccatcataaaagtaatccatgcaACTCCGGCAAGTGAAtaaagtgaagcgatgggtttttgtaagaaaaactgTATTTAAAGCTTTATAAACTTTAATCACTGTGTTCTAGTAACAAcatgcccccccccaaaaaaattgTGTAGTCCCAATAAGTCTCTGGAATTAAGCATCTTCGAATCTCGACTTTCTTTCCCAGGTTTAGTCCGAGAACAGGATGAAGGTCTGCGGGACTTCCTGTCACATGATGGTTTTTCAGTGCTGATGAGGGGGATGCAGTCAGACAGTGAGAAACTGAGAACTAAATCAGCGTTCCTTCTCCTCAACCTCCTGACCAGTCACCCAGAACACAAAGGTAGCGCTGACTCTAAATGCAGTCTGTTAGACCATATAGAGTCCAGTTTGTAGGAGTGTTTTATGTATTCATTCTTCATTTCTTTCTCAGATACAGTGTTGTCTATGGGGATGGTTCAGCAGCTGGTGTCAGTTCTTCGGTCCCCTCATTCTTCTGTACATGAACATGTACTTGGTGCCCTCTGCTGGTTGGTAACTTTATTGCATGATGAAAATGAAACTTGTGAAGTACATCAGCTTTTGGAGTTTGAGGCTTGGTTTCTGACTGATATTTGCAACTTGtatgtgtttagtctagttGAGGACTCTCCTCGTGGTGTGAGTGATTGCAGAGATCCATCGCTGGGCTTGGAGGAACTGCTCAACCAGCGAGTGCAGGACCTAAGGGGACAAGAGGAGAGCCTGGTAAATTAACTCACTCATCTCTTAACTGGTGTTTTATTGGTTTCTCTCTCCTTGACTTTGTCCTTCACTCTCACATTCACtttcaaatcaaatattttaaagtcagcatgaaataaGTGTACCCTATTTAATTTCTCCTAGTCTTATTTTGTGCGATTCTTTAGTGCATGTTCTTCCAAAGAAAAAAGTATGCTTTCGTGATCCTTCACCAATATTAAATAACTTGTCCCACCTCTGAAATTAAATGGGTGGGAAAAATAATGGGGGAAATGATGTTTAGCAATAGTCAAATAGTTAGTAGGTGTTGCATTAGGCTGCTCTTGTAGGTAATTCAGGCTTTTTAGAATCTTAAACAGTAGTAAAATGCagattaacattaacataaaaATTGTACCACAATAATAGCAAATAACATTAAATTTGCCACTTATCATGAGCCAGCCAGTTaatttgaagtactaaaatgactaaaactgaaaaaaataaatgaaagctaacagaattctaaaaaaaaaaaaaaaaaaaaaaaatatgacattactcaaattaatactgattaaaaaatatgaaaaaattcaaaatattaataaataatatataatagtgTATAGATAATACTAAAGTAACACTAGAGCCACCCAGTTCTCAATGTATTTAACCATTTTCCCCCTTTCTCTCATTGAATAATGTAACATTTTGAAAGTAAAATATTCCAAACAATGCTTCATAATGACTTGAACTCTGACTTTTCTTTTCCTGTAGGAGGAGCTGGAATTTTGTGAACGTTTACGAGTGGCTTGTTTCCAAGGGCAGCCCCTGGAGGACAATGGAATGGATCGCTGAGGTCTTACTGGTGATTCCTGCTGCGCAGTGATAGGCCAACACAAAAGATGCAATCCGAGTTTATATTCTCTCTCTGTTTAAGAGAGGAATAAAAACTAGAAATGGAATTGATCAAGAGATAAACTTGAAAGAGATTTCAATTCTGAATATTCAGAGTTCAGTTTTTGGCCAGCTATGTGTGCACGTGCAAACATATCGTATTTCATGAACTGTACACAAACTACCTTGTGTTATAATAtgaatatgtacatttttgtatatgtcaatttgttattttaaattatatgctGTTTAGACTCaactttctaaatgtttattgttcttCTTTATTCTTCACCCGAACAACCACACAAATATAAAGCCATCATGTGTAACtacacatcaaaataaaacataatttgtagATTTAAAATAAAGAGTGTTATGATTCAAAGCTCTGTTCAAGTGTAATTCCGACCTAAACAAAAGTGGTAATGAGTAGTGAGGATGAAAAAACCTGCACAAATATGTGCCTTTTTTACACCATTACATAATCGATACTTTGAAATTAATATTGGAAgtgaattttgaattttttggAACTGCTATTTTAATGTTGTCCCGATTCACCTGTAATTTGAGGAATCCATTGCAATATGTTTAATATGCAGCTGATTAATATAGAATAGAGATAGTTTTGATCCCATGATAACTTTTAGGATACACTTTTTGATAATTGATTTCAAAAGTGATCAAAAAGTCAGTTTGTCAAATATGATTGAAACCAGGTccagtcctgctcctggagggctgttgtcctgcagagttctgCTCCAGCCTCAGTTggacacctgaaccagctaataatgGTCTtgctaggcatactagaaacttccagacagctttgttgaggca
The window above is part of the Chanodichthys erythropterus isolate Z2021 chromosome 3, ASM2448905v1, whole genome shotgun sequence genome. Proteins encoded here:
- the hspbp1 gene encoding hsp70-binding protein 1 isoform X1 encodes the protein MAEGRGNRQHPRNLQGVLRMAVEAGSASDGPAPPEPMTQERIEFLRGALAEVCKGQMDEVEQMKHCLEVLNRDECREGVEEEGEEDEREEALEMLSELCENLDNARDLMKLGGLDLCMSRCLCHSEAGIRWRAAQLIASCAQNMPEVQFYLLNQGALLTLLQLTDHDANSTVRVKALYAVSCLVREQDEGLRDFLSHDGFSVLMRGMQSDSEKLRTKSAFLLLNLLTSHPEHKDTVLSMGMVQQLVSVLRSPHSSVHEHVLGALCCLVEDSPRGVSDCRDPSLGLEELLNQRVQDLRGQEESLEELEFCERLRVACFQGQPLEDNGMDR
- the hspbp1 gene encoding hsp70-binding protein 1 isoform X2, whose product is MDEVEQMKHCLEVLNRDECREGVEEEGEEDEREEALEMLSELCENLDNARDLMKLGGLDLCMSRCLCHSEAGIRWRAAQLIASCAQNMPEVQFYLLNQGALLTLLQLTDHDANSTVRVKALYAVSCLVREQDEGLRDFLSHDGFSVLMRGMQSDSEKLRTKSAFLLLNLLTSHPEHKDTVLSMGMVQQLVSVLRSPHSSVHEHVLGALCCLVEDSPRGVSDCRDPSLGLEELLNQRVQDLRGQEESLEELEFCERLRVACFQGQPLEDNGMDR